Proteins encoded within one genomic window of Mycolicibacterium aubagnense:
- a CDS encoding IS3 family transposase (programmed frameshift): MARPYPREFRDDVVRVARNRDDGVTIEQIATDFGVHPMTLQKWLRQADIDEGTKPGKSASESGELREARRRIKLLEQENEVLRRAAAYLSQANLPKRVYPLVKELAADGIPVAVTCRVLSSRQPYYRWLADPITEAELIEAYRANALFDAHADDPEFGYRYLVEEARDAGEPMAERTAWRICSQNRLWSVFGKKRGKNGKVGPPVHDDLVERDFTAEGPNQLWLSDITEHRTGEGKLYLCAIKDVFSNRIVGYSIDSRMKSQLAIRALHSAVARRGDVAGCILHSDRGSQFRSRKFVHALNQHEMVGSMGRVGAAGDNAAMESFFSLLQKNVLDRRRWDTREQLRIAIVTWIERTYHRRRRQSGLGRLTPIEFEAIMTTPASQAA, from the exons ATGGCAAGGCCCTACCCCCGCGAGTTCCGCGACGACGTCGTCCGGGTCGCTCGCAACCGCGATGACGGTGTAACGATCGAGCAGATCGCCACCGATTTCGGAGTGCACCCGATGACGCTGCAGAAATGGCTCCGTCAGGCCGACATCGACGAAGGCACCAAGCCCGGCAAGAGCGCCAGCGAGTCCGGTGAGCTGCGCGAAGCCCGACGGCGGATCAAACTGCTAGAGCAAGAGAACGAGGTGCTGCGTCGGGCCGCAGCGTATTTATCGCAGGCCAATCTGCCG AAAAGGGTCTACCCGCTCGTGAAAGAGCTCGCCGCCGACGGGATCCCCGTCGCGGTGACGTGCCGGGTACTAAGCTCCCGCCAACCGTATTACCGCTGGCTGGCCGACCCCATCACCGAGGCCGAACTCATCGAGGCCTACCGCGCCAATGCGCTGTTCGACGCGCACGCAGACGATCCGGAGTTCGGCTACCGCTACCTCGTGGAGGAGGCGCGCGATGCCGGCGAGCCGATGGCCGAGCGCACCGCATGGCGGATCTGCTCGCAGAATCGACTGTGGAGCGTGTTTGGTAAGAAACGCGGCAAGAACGGCAAAGTCGGGCCGCCGGTGCACGACGATCTTGTCGAGCGTGACTTCACCGCTGAAGGGCCAAATCAGTTGTGGCTCAGTGACATCACTGAGCACCGCACCGGTGAGGGCAAGCTCTACCTCTGTGCGATTAAGGACGTGTTCTCCAACCGGATCGTCGGCTACAGCATCGACTCCCGAATGAAGTCACAACTGGCCATCCGGGCACTACACAGCGCGGTAGCCCGACGCGGAGATGTCGCGGGGTGCATTCTGCACTCGGATCGCGGATCTCAGTTCCGGTCAAGGAAATTCGTACACGCCTTGAATCAACACGAGATGGTCGGCTCTATGGGCCGTGTCGGAGCCGCCGGCGACAACGCCGCCATGGAGAGCTTCTTTAGCCTGCTGCAGAAGAACGTGCTCGACCGCCGCCGCTGGGACACCCGAGAACAACTCCGTATCGCGATCGTCACCTGGATCGAGCGCACCTACCACCGGCGCCGCCGCCAGTCCGGCCTCGGGCGGTTGACCCCGATCGAATTCGAAGCAATCATGACCACACCGGCCAGTCAGGCCGCGTGA
- a CDS encoding S-4TM family putative pore-forming effector, with protein sequence MISSQDYSPPTSATIKSRQNDTDALRLLIAQRRLYRRAKRWLALRWIGMVVIAIGAPVVSILWPSLAVASGAVAGVWVFLGRTLLVLLQGASTTKAASVQEQFDFYVFQMPDNANRSTLPSLEDIAKVAGPDDQIRAVAKKEKLIDWYPVNAGDGGVVTVAISQRANASYTDSLLRTTAIVWAVATVVWVVVLIIVSVVLHLSLSGFLLGVALPVLPASLDVVQYVAGVWRSASARRDLTRVIEGHITGTDGPVEGQYLLVWQERLFDLRRSAPEVPDLLYKIRRKINERAMQSAAHQLSENARGGELMALTTAKAFDEFKNKLILTDTQKETVQSRKTTSTGYLESSFPSSSDLPLKTTYLMGSAGRDTIIRPIDDVDVLAIFTNKDDIFDRLYRYNSQKFLYRVRDALNAYRVEVVGARGQAVRLFYKTAPHVDIAPVFGWSSGGYALPNGSGGWLTTDPYAHHDWIAQRQKDLSYRLKPMIRILKRWNNVHSKYFKGFHLEVVTATVFSSLGDNSRDACEKFFQWAQYNLTVMDPAGHGGDLSAYLTPAARTALLLNLESARGRAAKANAAEASDDHRGLLHE encoded by the coding sequence ATGATTTCCTCACAAGACTATTCACCACCGACGAGCGCAACGATCAAGTCGCGTCAGAACGACACTGATGCCCTCCGACTGTTGATCGCACAACGACGGCTCTATCGGCGAGCCAAGCGTTGGCTAGCGTTGCGGTGGATTGGCATGGTGGTCATCGCAATCGGTGCACCGGTTGTATCCATCCTGTGGCCGTCACTGGCAGTCGCATCCGGTGCAGTCGCAGGGGTCTGGGTGTTCCTCGGGCGAACCCTACTCGTTCTCCTGCAAGGCGCATCGACCACCAAGGCTGCATCCGTCCAGGAGCAGTTCGATTTCTACGTCTTCCAGATGCCGGACAACGCAAACCGGTCAACGCTGCCTTCGCTCGAAGACATCGCCAAGGTCGCAGGGCCTGATGATCAAATCCGTGCCGTAGCCAAGAAGGAAAAGTTAATTGATTGGTACCCCGTAAACGCAGGTGATGGAGGAGTCGTAACTGTTGCTATCTCGCAGCGGGCGAACGCCTCATACACCGACAGTTTGTTGCGGACTACGGCGATTGTCTGGGCAGTGGCAACGGTGGTTTGGGTTGTGGTTCTGATCATCGTTAGTGTTGTGTTACACCTTTCGCTCTCGGGCTTTCTTCTCGGAGTCGCGCTGCCGGTGCTGCCCGCGTCCCTCGATGTTGTTCAGTACGTCGCCGGCGTCTGGCGTTCAGCATCAGCGCGACGTGATCTCACTCGCGTAATTGAAGGACACATCACCGGAACCGATGGGCCCGTTGAAGGCCAATATCTGCTCGTTTGGCAGGAGCGCCTCTTCGACCTCCGGCGGTCTGCGCCCGAGGTGCCCGACCTCCTCTACAAGATTCGCAGGAAAATCAACGAGCGTGCGATGCAGTCTGCTGCGCATCAGCTGAGTGAGAACGCAAGGGGAGGAGAGCTGATGGCACTCACCACCGCAAAAGCTTTCGATGAGTTCAAGAACAAACTCATCCTCACGGATACACAGAAGGAAACCGTCCAGAGTCGAAAAACAACATCGACGGGATACCTCGAAAGTTCGTTCCCGTCGTCGAGTGATCTACCACTGAAGACGACGTACTTGATGGGCTCCGCCGGCCGCGACACAATCATCCGTCCGATAGACGACGTCGACGTACTTGCGATCTTCACTAATAAGGACGATATCTTTGACCGTCTCTATCGCTACAATTCTCAGAAGTTTCTGTACCGGGTTCGCGATGCCCTGAACGCATACAGGGTGGAGGTGGTCGGTGCGCGAGGCCAGGCCGTTCGATTATTCTATAAGACAGCTCCGCACGTCGACATCGCACCCGTCTTCGGGTGGTCCAGTGGCGGCTACGCCCTTCCGAACGGTTCTGGCGGCTGGCTCACGACGGACCCATACGCTCATCACGATTGGATCGCTCAACGCCAGAAGGACTTGAGTTATCGCTTGAAGCCGATGATTCGAATTCTGAAGCGCTGGAATAACGTACACAGCAAGTACTTCAAGGGATTCCACCTTGAAGTCGTGACGGCGACGGTCTTCTCCAGTCTCGGCGACAATTCACGGGACGCATGTGAGAAATTTTTTCAGTGGGCTCAGTACAACCTGACGGTGATGGATCCAGCTGGGCATGGCGGGGACCTGTCTGCATACTTGACGCCGGCAGCGCGGACTGCACTGCTCCTCAATCTTGAGAGCGCTCGAGGCCGCGCCGCCAAGGCCAATGCAGCGGAAGCGAGTGACGATCACAGGGGTCTGCTGCACGAATAG
- a CDS encoding SMODS domain-containing nucleotidyltransferase gives MTDASTAHAWLDDLTRLYTPSSTQFDGAKGHRAAIETRLDTYLGVHEMFEIGSLRHGTGVWLYSDADYLVSLKGIRPDSPWTMLNKVKEQLQSRFAGTTVVVRRPAVACKFSDGDVEVVPGYPATSGYWISNPADGWMLTHPKDHNKYVTDINNKHNGAVKKLVRQVKVWKYLRNVPVSSCYIEMRTAKHMDGESTYSPIWDLYLTLRKMHDADLAAMNDPTGLGSRFGACSSESNRLDALSKLDSAVSRALKAKITPRMGIKHEQSSS, from the coding sequence GTGACTGATGCATCAACGGCGCACGCCTGGCTCGATGACTTGACCCGTTTGTACACTCCTTCGTCAACTCAGTTCGATGGGGCGAAGGGTCACCGTGCCGCAATCGAAACGAGGCTCGATACCTACCTGGGCGTCCACGAGATGTTCGAGATCGGCTCGTTGAGGCATGGCACGGGCGTTTGGCTGTACAGCGACGCTGACTACCTTGTATCTCTCAAGGGCATTCGGCCCGACTCGCCGTGGACGATGTTGAACAAAGTTAAGGAGCAGCTGCAGAGCCGGTTCGCAGGCACCACCGTAGTCGTCCGTCGGCCTGCCGTGGCGTGCAAATTCTCGGACGGCGATGTCGAAGTAGTTCCCGGATATCCGGCAACGAGCGGCTACTGGATATCCAACCCGGCCGACGGGTGGATGCTTACCCACCCGAAAGATCACAACAAGTACGTCACTGACATAAACAACAAGCACAACGGTGCGGTAAAGAAGCTGGTTCGGCAAGTCAAAGTCTGGAAGTATCTCCGGAACGTGCCGGTGTCCTCTTGCTACATAGAGATGCGAACGGCGAAGCATATGGATGGTGAGTCGACGTACTCGCCTATATGGGATCTGTATCTGACTCTGAGAAAGATGCACGATGCTGATCTTGCCGCGATGAACGACCCGACGGGTCTGGGATCGCGGTTCGGGGCATGCTCGTCGGAGTCAAATCGATTGGACGCACTGTCGAAGCTCGACAGTGCCGTCAGCCGCGCGCTGAAAGCAAAGATTACGCCCAGGATGGGGATCAAGCACGAGCAATCGAGCAGCTGA
- a CDS encoding histone-like nucleoid-structuring protein Lsr2 → MAKLDKALKPYVEAATKVGGRRGRRAAKSASTSGATPKEQLTAIREWARDEGYEVSDRGRIKAEIVEAFEAAH, encoded by the coding sequence GTGGCGAAACTGGACAAGGCGCTGAAGCCCTACGTTGAGGCTGCCACGAAGGTTGGTGGCCGTCGCGGCCGCCGAGCGGCGAAGTCCGCCAGCACATCTGGTGCAACCCCTAAGGAACAGCTGACAGCTATTCGCGAGTGGGCGCGTGACGAAGGCTATGAGGTCTCTGACCGCGGGCGGATCAAGGCGGAGATAGTGGAAGCGTTCGAAGCGGCCCATTAG
- a CDS encoding immunity protein Imm33 domain-containing protein yields MADYIEFIPKSGACLATTNVLERRGLVRWMVRVPSTGGADNGWQIMSHIDTSEYLQDKSNWQIVAFNDVCNIEPALIGIYDFPVGSDMQIVRDERGISIYETPTGRDTS; encoded by the coding sequence ATGGCCGACTACATCGAGTTCATCCCGAAATCGGGTGCCTGTCTGGCGACCACGAACGTGCTGGAGCGCCGTGGTCTGGTGCGCTGGATGGTGCGGGTGCCGTCAACTGGCGGGGCCGACAACGGTTGGCAGATCATGAGTCATATCGACACCAGTGAGTACCTGCAGGATAAGAGCAACTGGCAGATCGTTGCCTTCAACGATGTTTGTAACATCGAGCCGGCGCTCATCGGTATCTATGACTTCCCGGTGGGCTCCGACATGCAAATCGTTCGCGACGAGCGCGGTATAAGTATTTATGAGACGCCGACCGGGCGAGATACCTCATGA
- a CDS encoding antitoxin YezG family protein — MMNELRHEMASLGKGAWLSTVLHVTSEGHFRFSFNYDDKPAWFAPLEDAAYIEDLQKYPRPPEAVPAWYPRVPEA; from the coding sequence GTGATGAATGAGCTGCGCCACGAAATGGCGAGTCTGGGCAAAGGTGCGTGGTTATCAACGGTTCTGCACGTCACTAGTGAGGGACATTTCAGATTCTCGTTCAACTACGACGACAAGCCAGCCTGGTTCGCGCCGCTCGAGGATGCGGCCTACATCGAGGATTTGCAGAAGTATCCGCGTCCGCCGGAAGCGGTTCCGGCCTGGTACCCGAGAGTTCCTGAGGCGTAG